The Microbaculum marinisediminis genome includes the window GGGAAAGCCGTCCGTTGGCCTCGAACGGCTCTGAGGCCGGGAAGGCGCGCAACCGCCGCATCGAGTTCGTGCTACGCAATTGACCGCCCGCGCGGGCGGTTGCGGGTGGCTCTCGGCCGGGGGCTTGGATCAGCGGTCTTCGGCGGACGTGACGAAGGCGGAAATCCGGTTGAGAACCGCCGGTTCGAACAGAAGCGGCGCGTGGCCGGCGCCGTCGACGGTCAAGAGGTCCAGATCGGGATGGCGGTCCCGCATTCGCTCGGCCGTCTCCGCCGACAGGATGTCCGAATGGTCGCCGCGCACTACCATGACGGGGATGTGTGCCAGGCCGTCGAACTGCGGCCACATCGTCGGCAGGGGCTGGTTGAAATCGATATTAGCCAGCGTTTTCATGAGCTTGGGATCGAAATCCCGCATAGGTCGGCCGTCCTTCTCGGCATAGGTCCGGCGCGCGAAGAGGTCCCAGGCGGCATCGTCGAGAGCGGGGAAATGGGCTTCGTACGCCCGTTTCAGACCGTCGACCGCCTGGTCCCATGTCGCGGGAACGTTTGTGCCGGCCAGGACGTTCTTGATGCGGAGCAGGCCGCGCCCTTCGATCGCCGGACCGATATCGTTCAGCACCACGGCCTTCAGAACGGTCGGGCGGGCGGCGGCCAACAGCATGGTGACGAGGCCACCTCGGGAGGTGCCGACGAACGCGGCCGCTTCGATGCCGCGGGCGACGAGGACGTCCAGCACGTCGGCCATTTCGACCATCGGCGAATAGTTCTTCCAGTTCCGGTCGTAGCCGGAGCCGCCGCGTCCGCGGAAGTCCATGGCGACGACGCGGCGGGGCCGGTGCTTGTGGGTCGAAAGGAAGACGGCGAGTTCGTGGAAATCGCGGGTATTGCGGGTCAGGCCGGGCAGGCAGACGACGGGCAGGTGAGGGCTGGTTCGCGCGCCGTATTCGCGCAGATGAAGCCGCAGCCCGTCCCGCGCGGTGACGGAAACGTCGCGCCATTCCGCCGACGCTTCGGAGGTCTCCGCGAGCGTCTCGGCACCCGCCGTATCCGCCATGCTCAGTGCCCCTCGCCGAACCCCAGAGCGGTTGCCGGGGCGCCGCCGGTATCGAGCGGGCCGCTGCCGAAGCCGCTGAAGACGCCGGGAACGCCGTTGTCGTAGACGCCCGGACGGCTGCCGGTATCGACGGCGATCATCGTGTTCCCGTATCCGATCGGCAATCTCAGGTCGTCGGCGATGAGCAGTTTCTGGCTGCCGCCGAGGCTGGCGCGATAGACCTGCAGGCCCTCCATCACGCGCTGCACGTAGTTGCGCGTTTCGTTGAAGGGAATGAGCTCGACCCAGTCGACGGGATCGATCTCACCCTTGCGCGGATCGCCGAACCGCTCGATCCACTCGGAGACGCGGCCGGGGCCGGCATTGTAGGCGGCGAACACCAGGGCAAAAGCGTTGTTGTAGTAATCCGCCAGCTCGCCGAGATGGGCGGCGCCGAGGGTCGCGTTGTAGCGCGGATCCGCTGTCAGGCGCTTGAGATCGTACGGTTGGCCAACCGAGCGCGCGGTGGCCTTGGCCGTCGCCGGCATCATCTGCATCAGGCCGCGTGCGCCGGCCGGGCTCACGGCCTCCGGATTGAACACGCTTTCCTGGCGGGCGATCGCATAGACCACGGCCGGGTCGATCGGCGCGCCCATCTTGGGATAGTCAGGCATGCCGTCGGTCGAGAACGCGTAGGCATCCGTCGGCGCCCCGGCCTGGCTGCCG containing:
- a CDS encoding alpha/beta fold hydrolase, yielding MADTAGAETLAETSEASAEWRDVSVTARDGLRLHLREYGARTSPHLPVVCLPGLTRNTRDFHELAVFLSTHKHRPRRVVAMDFRGRGGSGYDRNWKNYSPMVEMADVLDVLVARGIEAAAFVGTSRGGLVTMLLAAARPTVLKAVVLNDIGPAIEGRGLLRIKNVLAGTNVPATWDQAVDGLKRAYEAHFPALDDAAWDLFARRTYAEKDGRPMRDFDPKLMKTLANIDFNQPLPTMWPQFDGLAHIPVMVVRGDHSDILSAETAERMRDRHPDLDLLTVDGAGHAPLLFEPAVLNRISAFVTSAEDR